In the Gammaproteobacteria bacterium genome, one interval contains:
- the rlmE gene encoding 23S rRNA 2'-O-ribose U2552 methyltransferase, which translates to MSRTKKSSARWLERHFSDPYVRQAQALGLRSRAAFKLEEIQQRDRVLRSGMTVVDLGAAPGSWSRVAADLVGPRGRVIALDLLPMAVTRGVEFIQGDFQEITVLNQLFTTIGSGQVDLILSDMAPNLSGIPSVDQPRTLYLAELADEFAQRVLKQGGSLLVKVFQGEGSDAFVARLRRSFSIVTPRKPSASRPESREVYILARNFIL; encoded by the coding sequence AAAAAAGCAGTGCCCGTTGGCTGGAACGCCATTTTTCCGACCCTTATGTTCGCCAGGCGCAAGCCCTGGGGCTGCGCTCGCGGGCTGCTTTTAAGCTTGAAGAGATCCAGCAACGCGATCGTGTGCTGCGTTCGGGAATGACAGTAGTGGATCTGGGTGCTGCACCAGGAAGCTGGTCGCGGGTAGCTGCGGACTTAGTTGGCCCGCGAGGACGAGTGATTGCCTTGGATCTTCTGCCCATGGCGGTAACGAGAGGAGTAGAATTCATCCAGGGTGATTTTCAAGAGATTACTGTTCTTAATCAGTTGTTTACAACCATAGGAAGCGGTCAAGTGGACCTGATTCTCTCCGATATGGCGCCAAATTTAAGCGGAATTCCCTCCGTAGACCAGCCCCGAACGTTATATCTCGCAGAATTAGCGGATGAATTCGCGCAGCGGGTACTCAAGCAGGGTGGATCGCTGTTGGTAAAAGTATTCCAGGGTGAGGGAAGTGATGCTTTTGTCGCGCGGTTACGTCGTAGTTTCTCGATAGTTACCCCGCGCAAACCTTCCGCCTCGCGCCCGGAAAGTCGTGAAGTCTATATATTGGCCAGGAACTTTATACTGTAG